Proteins found in one Streptomyces sp. CB09001 genomic segment:
- a CDS encoding class II glutamine amidotransferase, protein MCRWLAYSGTPVLLESLLYQPEHSLIDQSLHARMGVETTNGDGFGVGWFGPEMHTPAIVREVGPAWSNRNLREIASHVRSPLFFAHIRASTGSPVQQTNCHPFRHGRWMWMHNGAIAEFHRLRRDLALAVDPRLFLDIEGSTDSEMMFYLALTLGLEDDPPAAVARMAGLVEEIGHEHGVEFPLQMTVAVTDGRRLWAFRYSSQAQSRSLYYSSRVESLRALHPGLPFLKEASDSTRLIVSEPLGDLPGVWNKVPEGSYGVVRPEGDELLPFAPLAA, encoded by the coding sequence ATGTGCCGATGGCTCGCCTACTCGGGGACACCCGTCCTTCTGGAGTCCCTGCTCTACCAGCCCGAGCACTCACTCATCGACCAGAGCCTGCACGCCCGCATGGGCGTCGAGACGACCAACGGTGACGGGTTCGGCGTCGGCTGGTTCGGGCCGGAGATGCATACCCCCGCCATCGTCCGGGAGGTCGGACCGGCCTGGAGCAACCGCAATCTGCGGGAGATCGCGAGCCATGTCCGCTCACCCCTGTTCTTCGCGCACATCCGGGCGTCGACGGGCAGCCCGGTGCAGCAGACCAACTGCCATCCGTTCCGCCACGGCCGGTGGATGTGGATGCACAACGGCGCGATCGCCGAGTTCCACCGGCTGCGCCGGGACCTCGCGCTGGCCGTCGATCCGCGGCTCTTCCTCGACATCGAGGGATCGACGGACTCGGAGATGATGTTCTACCTGGCGCTCACGCTCGGCCTGGAGGACGACCCTCCCGCCGCCGTGGCCCGGATGGCCGGACTGGTGGAGGAGATCGGCCATGAACACGGCGTGGAGTTCCCCCTGCAGATGACGGTCGCCGTCACCGACGGGCGCCGGCTGTGGGCCTTCCGCTACTCCAGCCAGGCCCAGTCGCGGTCGCTCTACTACAGCAGCCGGGTGGAGAGCCTGCGCGCGCTGCATCCCGGACTGCCCTTCCTCAAGGAGGCGTCCGACAGCACCCGTCTGATCGTGTCGGAGCCCCTGGGCGACCTGCCCGGCGTGTGGAACAAGGTGCCCGAGGGCAGCTACGGCGTCGTCCGGCCGGAGGGGGACGAACTGCTCCCGTTCGCTCCCCTGGCTGCGTGA
- a CDS encoding glutamate-cysteine ligase family protein, translating into MGRDVPALVFTREDRRRYRIKMQECLEAFAQMLRESRFETERPQVGLEIELNLVDDRGEPAMRNSDALEAIADPAWSTELGRFNLEINIPPRQLTAGGPDAWETEIRAALNHAEDRAASVGAHLIMVGTLPTLRQSDVGEAALSENPRYRLLNDQVFAARGEDLHIEVDGVDRLRTYADTITPEAACTSTQFHLQVAPEEFPDYWNAAQAVAGVQVALAANSPFLLGKELWHESRIPLFEQATDTRPQEIKAQGVRPRVWFGERWINSVFDLFEENLRYFPALLPLCDEQDPAETLDRGDIPELGELTLHNGTIYRWNRPVYAVAHDKPHVRVENRVLPAGPTVADTLANGAFYYGLTRALVEEERPVWSRMSFSVAEDNLHTAARHGIEAHLYWPGVGEVTVPELVLRRLLPLAHRGLELSGMDSAWREPLLGIIEQRCVTGRNGAVWQKEMFHHIDAGVRPGRHEALRRMTQQYMDYMHLNAPVHTWPVD; encoded by the coding sequence ATGGGACGGGACGTCCCGGCGCTGGTCTTCACCCGCGAGGACCGCCGCCGCTACCGGATCAAGATGCAGGAGTGCCTGGAGGCCTTCGCGCAGATGCTGCGCGAGTCCCGGTTCGAGACCGAGCGGCCCCAGGTCGGCCTGGAGATCGAGCTGAACCTGGTCGACGACCGGGGCGAACCGGCGATGCGCAACAGCGACGCCCTCGAAGCGATCGCGGATCCCGCCTGGTCCACCGAGCTGGGCCGGTTCAACCTGGAGATCAACATACCGCCCCGGCAGCTGACGGCGGGCGGCCCCGACGCCTGGGAGACGGAGATCCGCGCCGCCCTGAACCACGCCGAGGACCGCGCCGCGTCGGTCGGCGCCCATCTGATCATGGTCGGCACCCTGCCCACGCTGCGCCAGTCGGACGTGGGCGAGGCGGCCCTGTCGGAGAATCCTCGCTACCGGCTGCTCAACGACCAGGTGTTCGCCGCCCGGGGCGAGGACCTGCACATCGAGGTGGACGGCGTCGACCGCCTGCGGACCTACGCGGACACGATCACGCCCGAGGCCGCCTGCACCAGCACCCAGTTCCACCTCCAGGTCGCCCCGGAGGAGTTCCCCGACTACTGGAACGCGGCCCAGGCCGTCGCCGGTGTCCAGGTCGCCCTCGCGGCCAACTCGCCCTTCCTGCTCGGCAAGGAACTGTGGCACGAGAGCCGCATCCCGCTGTTCGAGCAGGCCACCGACACCCGGCCGCAGGAGATCAAGGCCCAGGGGGTCAGGCCGCGGGTGTGGTTCGGGGAGCGCTGGATCAACAGCGTCTTCGACCTGTTCGAGGAGAACCTCCGCTACTTCCCGGCGCTGCTGCCGCTGTGCGACGAGCAGGATCCCGCCGAGACCCTCGACCGCGGCGACATCCCGGAACTGGGCGAACTCACCCTCCACAACGGCACCATCTACCGCTGGAACCGGCCCGTCTACGCCGTCGCCCACGACAAGCCGCACGTCCGCGTCGAGAACCGCGTCCTGCCGGCCGGCCCGACCGTCGCCGACACCCTCGCCAACGGCGCCTTCTACTACGGGCTCACCCGTGCCCTGGTGGAGGAGGAGCGGCCGGTGTGGTCGCGGATGTCCTTCTCGGTGGCCGAGGACAACCTGCACACCGCCGCCCGGCACGGCATCGAGGCACACCTGTACTGGCCCGGCGTGGGCGAGGTGACGGTGCCCGAACTGGTCCTGCGCCGGCTGCTGCCGCTGGCGCACCGGGGCCTGGAGCTGTCGGGCATGGACTCGGCCTGGCGGGAGCCGCTGCTCGGCATCATCGAGCAGCGGTGCGTCACCGGCCGCAACGGCGCGGTGTGGCAGAAGGAGATGTTCCACCACATCGACGCCGGTGTCCGGCCGGGCCGCCACGAGGCGCTGCGCCGGATGACCCAGCAGTACATGGACTACATGCACCTCAACGCCCCGGTCCACACCTGGCCGGTCGACTGA
- a CDS encoding peptidylprolyl isomerase gives MSNSKVYFDIDIAGQDAGRIVFELFEDVTPKTARNFIELATGEHGFGYAGSPFHRVIPQFMLQGGDFTNGNGTGGKSIYGEKFADENFQLKHTEPYLLSMANAGPNTNGSQFFITTVVTSWLDGKHVVFGKVVEGTDVVDKIEGYGSSPAGKTSKEIKVRASGKL, from the coding sequence ATGAGCAATTCCAAGGTTTACTTCGACATCGACATCGCCGGCCAGGATGCGGGCCGCATCGTCTTCGAACTCTTCGAGGACGTCACCCCCAAGACCGCCAGGAACTTCATCGAGCTGGCCACCGGCGAGCACGGCTTCGGCTACGCCGGTTCCCCGTTCCACCGTGTGATCCCGCAGTTCATGCTCCAGGGCGGTGACTTCACCAACGGCAACGGCACCGGGGGCAAGAGCATCTACGGCGAGAAGTTCGCGGACGAGAACTTCCAGCTGAAGCACACCGAGCCGTACCTCCTGTCCATGGCGAACGCGGGCCCGAACACCAACGGCTCGCAGTTCTTCATCACCACCGTCGTCACCTCGTGGCTGGACGGCAAGCACGTCGTCTTCGGCAAGGTCGTCGAGGGCACGGACGTGGTCGACAAGATCGAGGGCTACGGCTCCTCGCCCGCGGGCAAGACCTCCAAGGAGATCAAGGTACGCGCGTCCGGCAAGCTGTAG
- the gap gene encoding type I glyceraldehyde-3-phosphate dehydrogenase, protein MTRIGINGFGRIGRNVLRALLERDTKLEVVAVNDLTEPATLARLLAFDSTAGRLGRPVTVDGDTLVVDGHRIKVLAEREPARLPWAELGVDLVLEATGRFTSADAARAHLTAGARKVLVSAPSSGADVTLAYGVNTDAYDPAAHTIVSNASCTTNALAPLAAVLDELAGIEHGFMTTVHAYTQEQNLQDGPHRDPRRARAAGVNIVPTTTGAAKAIGLVLPGLDGKLSGDSIRVPVPVGSIVELNTTVARDVTREDVLAAYRAAAEGPLAGVLEYSEDPLVSSDITGNPASSIFDSALTRVEGRHIKVVAWYDNEWGFSNRVIDTLGLLATR, encoded by the coding sequence ATGACTCGCATCGGCATCAACGGATTCGGCCGCATCGGGCGCAACGTGCTGCGCGCACTGCTCGAACGCGACACGAAGCTCGAGGTCGTCGCCGTCAACGACCTCACGGAGCCCGCCACCCTGGCCCGTCTGCTCGCCTTCGACTCGACGGCCGGCCGGCTCGGCCGCCCGGTGACGGTCGACGGGGACACCCTGGTCGTCGACGGGCACCGCATCAAGGTGCTCGCCGAGCGCGAGCCGGCCCGGCTGCCCTGGGCCGAGCTGGGCGTCGACCTCGTGCTGGAGGCGACCGGCCGCTTCACCTCGGCCGACGCCGCCCGCGCCCACCTCACCGCGGGCGCGCGGAAGGTCCTGGTCAGCGCGCCGTCGAGCGGTGCCGACGTGACGCTCGCGTACGGCGTGAACACCGACGCCTACGACCCGGCCGCACACACGATCGTCTCCAACGCCTCCTGCACCACCAACGCCCTCGCGCCGCTGGCCGCGGTGCTGGACGAGCTGGCCGGCATCGAGCACGGCTTCATGACGACGGTGCACGCCTACACGCAGGAGCAGAACCTCCAGGACGGCCCGCACCGCGATCCGCGCCGCGCCCGCGCCGCCGGGGTGAACATCGTGCCGACCACGACGGGCGCCGCCAAGGCGATCGGCCTGGTGCTGCCGGGCCTGGACGGCAAGCTGTCGGGCGACTCGATCCGCGTGCCGGTCCCGGTGGGTTCGATCGTCGAGCTGAACACCACCGTCGCCCGCGACGTGACGCGCGAGGACGTGCTGGCCGCCTACCGCGCCGCCGCCGAGGGCCCGCTCGCCGGTGTGCTGGAGTACTCGGAGGACCCGCTGGTCTCGTCCGACATCACCGGCAACCCGGCCTCGTCGATCTTCGACTCGGCGCTGACCCGTGTGGAGGGCCGTCACATCAAGGTGGTCGCCTGGTACGACAACGAGTGGGGCTTCTCCAACCGCGTGATCGACACCCTCGGGCTGCTCGCCACACGCTGA
- a CDS encoding helix-turn-helix domain-containing protein, protein MPSSRLRRVAVLVLEGAKPLDVGIPAQVFTTRASMPYEVRVCGAAPGLVTGGDGLSYHVAHGLDTLAWADVVFLPGYRSPDVEDPPRTVLDALTAAHDRGARLAAISTGAFALAATGLLDGRRATTHWHYTRALAAKHPDVRVDENVLFVDEGSVLTSAGAASGIDLCLHILRGDLGVAASNHAARRLVAAPYRSGGQAQYVPRSVPEPLGERFAATREWALRRLGEPLTLEALARHAAVSARTLSRRFVEDTGYTPMQWIMRARIDRARELLERSERGVEQIAADVGLGTGANLRLHFQRILGTTPSEYRRTFARGE, encoded by the coding sequence GTGCCGTCCTCCCGCCTGCGCCGCGTAGCCGTCCTCGTCCTGGAGGGCGCGAAACCCCTCGACGTCGGCATTCCGGCGCAGGTCTTCACGACGCGCGCGAGCATGCCGTACGAGGTACGGGTGTGCGGCGCGGCGCCCGGCCTGGTGACCGGCGGTGACGGCCTGTCGTACCACGTCGCCCACGGCCTCGACACCCTGGCGTGGGCCGACGTGGTCTTCCTCCCCGGTTACCGCTCCCCCGACGTCGAGGACCCGCCGCGGACCGTCCTCGACGCGCTGACGGCGGCCCACGACCGGGGCGCGCGGCTCGCCGCCATCTCCACCGGCGCGTTCGCGCTCGCCGCCACGGGCCTGCTCGACGGCAGGCGGGCCACCACCCACTGGCACTACACCCGGGCGCTCGCGGCGAAGCACCCGGACGTGCGGGTCGACGAGAACGTGCTGTTCGTGGACGAGGGCAGCGTCCTCACGTCCGCGGGCGCCGCCTCCGGCATCGACCTGTGCCTGCACATCCTGCGCGGCGACCTCGGGGTGGCCGCGTCGAACCACGCGGCCCGGCGCCTGGTGGCGGCCCCCTACCGCAGCGGCGGTCAGGCCCAGTACGTGCCGCGCAGCGTTCCGGAGCCGCTCGGCGAGCGGTTCGCCGCCACCCGCGAGTGGGCACTGCGCCGGCTCGGTGAGCCGCTCACCCTGGAGGCACTGGCCCGGCACGCGGCGGTGTCGGCGCGCACCCTCTCCCGGCGCTTCGTCGAGGACACCGGATACACCCCCATGCAATGGATCATGCGGGCCCGTATCGACCGGGCCCGTGAGCTGCTCGAACGCTCCGAGCGCGGCGTCGAGCAGATCGCCGCCGACGTGGGCCTCGGCACCGGCGCCAACCTGCGGCTGCACTTCCAGCGCATCCTCGGCACCACACCCAGCGAGTACCGGCGTACCTTCGCCCGGGGCGAGTAG
- a CDS encoding SGNH/GDSL hydrolase family protein — MPKPALRRVMTATTAALGALALGLTDTTAHATPATLDYVALGDSYSAGSGVLPIDLTNLLCLRSTANYPHVIADATGARLKDVTCGAAQTADFTQAQYPGVAPQLDALGTGTDLVTLTIGGNDNSTFINAITACGTAGVLSGGKGSPCKDKHGTSFDDEIEANTYPALKAALRDVRARAPRARVAALGYPWITPATADPSCFLKLPVAAGDVPYLRDIQAHLNDAVRRAAEETGATYVDFSGVSDGHDACEAPGTRWIEPLLFGSSIVPVHPNALGERRMAEHTMGVLGLR, encoded by the coding sequence ATGCCGAAGCCCGCCCTTCGCCGTGTCATGACCGCGACAACTGCCGCTCTCGGCGCGCTCGCCCTCGGCCTCACGGACACCACCGCGCACGCCACACCCGCCACCCTCGACTACGTGGCTCTCGGCGACAGTTACAGTGCCGGATCGGGCGTCCTGCCCATCGACCTCACCAACCTGCTCTGTCTGCGCTCGACGGCCAACTACCCCCACGTCATCGCGGATGCGACGGGCGCCCGGCTCAAGGACGTCACCTGCGGCGCCGCGCAGACCGCGGACTTCACGCAGGCCCAGTACCCGGGCGTCGCCCCCCAGTTGGACGCGCTCGGCACCGGCACGGACCTGGTCACACTCACCATCGGCGGCAACGACAACAGCACGTTCATCAACGCCATCACGGCCTGCGGCACGGCGGGCGTCCTCAGCGGCGGGAAGGGCAGCCCCTGCAAGGACAAGCACGGCACCTCCTTCGACGACGAGATCGAGGCCAACACGTACCCCGCGCTCAAGGCCGCGCTGCGCGACGTCCGCGCCAGGGCTCCCCGGGCCCGGGTGGCGGCGCTCGGCTATCCGTGGATCACACCGGCCACCGCCGACCCGTCCTGCTTCCTGAAGCTGCCCGTCGCCGCCGGTGACGTGCCCTACCTGCGGGACATCCAGGCGCACCTCAACGACGCGGTCCGGCGTGCCGCCGAGGAGACCGGCGCCACCTACGTGGACTTCTCCGGGGTGTCCGACGGCCACGACGCCTGCGAGGCCCCCGGTACCCGCTGGATCGAGCCGCTGCTGTTCGGCAGCAGCATCGTGCCCGTCCACCCCAACGCCCTCGGCGAGCGGCGCATGGCCGAGCACACGATGGGCGTCCTCGGTCTGCGCTGA
- the htpG gene encoding molecular chaperone HtpG, with product MTTETFEFQVEARQLLQLMIHSVYSNKDVFLRELVSNASDALDKLRLAALRDDAPGADVSDLHIELEVDQDARTLTVRDNGIGMSYEEVTRLIGTIANSGTAKFLEELREAKDAAGADGLIGQFGVGFYSGFMVADEVTLVTRHAGETEGTRWTSRGEGTYTLERIGEAPQGTAVTLHLKPADAENQLHDYTSAWKIKEIVKRYSDFITWPVRLLPEPAAEGDGDGAEAREAETLNSMKALWARPRDEVSDDEYHELYKHIAHDWRDPLETIRLQAEGTFEYQALLFVPSHAPHDLFTQGYQRGVQLYVKRVFIMDDCEELLPPHLRFVKGVVDAQDLSLNVSREILQQDRHIRMIQRRLTKKVLSTVKDLRTSAPERYATFWREFGAVLKEGLVTDSENRDAILAACSFPSTHDADEPTALKDYVERMKDGQDDIYYMTGESRQAIENSPHMEAFRAKGVEVLLLTDAVDEVWVDAVGEYEGRTLRSVAKGEIDLSGTEEEKSEAEKEKQGEEYAGLLGWMTEHLGEDVKEVRLSSRLTVSPACVVSDAGELTPALENMYRAMGQEVPSAKRILELNPEHQLVKTLNRAWTDRRDRAELTETAELLHALAVLAEGGRPKEPARFVQLMADRLERTL from the coding sequence ATGACGACCGAAACGTTTGAGTTCCAGGTAGAGGCACGTCAGCTGCTCCAGCTGATGATTCACTCCGTCTACTCGAACAAGGATGTCTTCCTGCGCGAGCTCGTCTCCAACGCCTCCGACGCGCTGGACAAGCTGCGCCTGGCCGCCCTGCGCGACGACGCTCCGGGCGCCGACGTGAGCGACCTGCACATCGAGTTGGAGGTCGACCAGGACGCCCGCACCCTGACCGTGCGGGACAACGGCATCGGCATGTCGTACGAGGAGGTCACCCGGCTGATCGGCACGATCGCCAACTCGGGTACAGCCAAGTTCCTGGAGGAACTGCGGGAGGCCAAGGACGCGGCCGGGGCCGACGGCCTCATCGGCCAGTTCGGCGTCGGCTTCTACTCGGGCTTCATGGTGGCGGACGAGGTCACCCTGGTCACCCGCCACGCCGGAGAGACCGAGGGCACCCGGTGGACCTCCCGCGGCGAGGGCACGTACACCCTGGAGCGGATCGGCGAGGCCCCGCAGGGCACCGCGGTCACGCTGCACCTCAAGCCGGCCGACGCCGAGAACCAGCTGCACGACTACACCTCCGCGTGGAAGATCAAGGAGATCGTCAAGCGGTACTCGGACTTCATCACCTGGCCGGTCCGCCTGCTGCCGGAGCCGGCTGCCGAAGGCGACGGCGACGGCGCCGAGGCCCGCGAGGCCGAGACGCTCAACTCGATGAAGGCCCTGTGGGCGCGCCCGCGCGACGAGGTGTCCGACGACGAGTACCACGAGCTGTACAAGCACATCGCCCACGACTGGCGCGACCCGCTGGAGACGATCCGGCTCCAGGCTGAGGGCACCTTCGAGTACCAGGCCCTGCTCTTCGTGCCCTCGCACGCCCCGCACGACCTGTTCACCCAGGGCTACCAGCGCGGCGTCCAGCTCTATGTGAAGCGCGTCTTCATCATGGACGACTGCGAGGAACTGCTGCCGCCCCACCTCCGCTTCGTCAAGGGCGTCGTCGACGCGCAGGACCTCTCGCTGAACGTCTCCCGCGAGATCCTCCAGCAGGACCGCCACATCCGCATGATCCAGCGCAGGCTGACGAAGAAGGTCCTCTCCACGGTCAAGGACCTCAGGACGTCGGCGCCGGAGCGCTACGCCACCTTCTGGCGCGAGTTCGGCGCGGTCCTCAAGGAAGGCCTGGTGACCGACTCCGAGAACCGGGACGCGATCCTCGCCGCCTGCTCGTTCCCCTCCACCCACGACGCCGACGAGCCCACCGCGCTCAAGGACTACGTGGAGCGGATGAAGGACGGTCAGGACGACATCTACTACATGACGGGCGAGTCCCGGCAGGCCATCGAGAACTCCCCGCACATGGAGGCGTTCCGGGCCAAGGGCGTCGAGGTCCTCCTGCTCACCGACGCCGTCGACGAGGTCTGGGTCGACGCGGTGGGGGAGTACGAGGGCAGGACGCTGCGCTCGGTGGCCAAGGGCGAGATCGACCTCTCCGGCACCGAGGAGGAGAAGAGCGAGGCCGAGAAGGAGAAGCAGGGCGAGGAGTACGCCGGGCTGCTCGGCTGGATGACCGAGCACCTGGGCGAGGACGTCAAGGAGGTGCGCCTCTCCTCCCGCCTCACCGTCTCCCCGGCGTGCGTCGTCTCCGACGCGGGTGAGCTGACGCCGGCCCTGGAGAACATGTACCGGGCGATGGGCCAGGAGGTGCCGAGCGCCAAGCGGATCCTGGAGCTCAACCCGGAGCACCAGCTGGTGAAGACCCTGAACCGGGCCTGGACCGACCGGCGGGACCGCGCGGAGCTGACCGAGACCGCCGAACTGCTGCACGCCCTCGCGGTGCTCGCCGAGGGTGGCCGCCCCAAGGAGCCCGCCCGGTTCGTGCAGCTGATGGCGGACCGTCTGGAGCGCACCCTGTAA
- a CDS encoding YeeE/YedE family protein translates to MTTAPPAGSAPAAPPRAPAALFSPSPTSSARPAAPPLPPVRRAPLVVSGLLAAALTAYVWSAHGAKPGVLLLLGLGLGVALFHSRFGFTSAWRRLVAVGNGSGLRAHALLLGTTATLFALLIGTETGLFGSQPAPSAGPIGVGLFAGSALFAIGMQLGGACASGTLFAVGSGQTSIVLTLGGFVAGATLAAWQFDLWKDLPAWQPVVLSEHIGWFGSWAVTIGALLLVVLVSRRVQARRNPPPLGAVPSARRAAVRAVRGSWPLAVGALALAVLGAGVLLVSGGAWGITSAFSLWGSELVGALGGHPENWTWWQRPGNAEMLAGPVLADKTSLTDIGIMVGAAVAASLGGTWALHRGIPWRTAVAAVLGGVLMGIGARLAGGCNIGAYLAGIASGSLSGWLWGAFALAGTWVGLKLRPLFGLGNPKPGDGVC, encoded by the coding sequence GTGACCACCGCACCTCCGGCCGGGTCCGCCCCGGCCGCGCCGCCACGCGCACCCGCGGCCCTGTTCTCCCCCTCGCCCACCTCCTCGGCCCGGCCCGCGGCACCGCCCCTTCCGCCGGTGCGACGGGCGCCGCTCGTCGTGTCCGGGCTGCTCGCCGCCGCCCTGACCGCGTACGTGTGGTCCGCGCACGGCGCCAAGCCCGGCGTGCTGCTCCTGCTCGGCCTCGGCCTGGGCGTCGCCCTCTTCCACTCCCGCTTCGGGTTCACCTCCGCCTGGCGACGGCTGGTCGCCGTCGGCAACGGCTCCGGGCTGCGGGCGCACGCCCTGCTGCTGGGCACCACGGCCACCCTGTTCGCGCTGCTCATCGGCACGGAGACCGGGCTGTTCGGCTCCCAGCCCGCGCCGTCCGCCGGGCCGATCGGCGTCGGCCTGTTCGCCGGTTCGGCGCTCTTCGCGATCGGCATGCAACTCGGCGGAGCCTGCGCCTCGGGCACCCTGTTCGCGGTCGGCTCGGGACAGACCTCGATCGTGCTGACCCTGGGCGGCTTCGTCGCCGGGGCCACGCTGGCCGCCTGGCAGTTCGACCTGTGGAAGGACCTCCCGGCCTGGCAGCCCGTCGTGCTGTCCGAGCACATCGGCTGGTTCGGCTCCTGGGCCGTGACGATCGGCGCGCTGCTTCTCGTGGTGCTGGTCAGCCGACGCGTCCAGGCCCGGCGCAACCCGCCGCCGCTGGGCGCCGTGCCCTCGGCACGCCGGGCGGCCGTCCGTGCCGTCCGAGGGTCCTGGCCGCTCGCCGTCGGCGCCCTCGCGCTGGCCGTGCTCGGCGCGGGCGTCCTGCTGGTCTCCGGCGGCGCCTGGGGAATTACCAGTGCCTTCAGCCTCTGGGGCTCGGAGCTGGTCGGCGCGCTCGGCGGCCACCCGGAGAACTGGACCTGGTGGCAGCGGCCCGGCAACGCCGAGATGCTGGCCGGTCCGGTGCTCGCCGACAAGACCAGCCTCACCGACATCGGCATCATGGTCGGCGCGGCCGTCGCCGCCTCGCTCGGCGGCACCTGGGCGCTGCACCGGGGCATCCCGTGGCGTACCGCCGTCGCGGCGGTGCTCGGCGGCGTGCTGATGGGCATCGGCGCCCGGCTGGCCGGCGGCTGCAACATCGGCGCCTACCTGGCGGGCATCGCCTCGGGCAGCCTCAGCGGCTGGCTGTGGGGCGCCTTCGCCCTGGCCGGCACCTGGGTGGGTCTCAAACTGCGGCCCCTGTTCGGCCTGGGCAACCCGAAGCCGGGCGACGGCGTCTGCTGA
- a CDS encoding TetR family transcriptional regulator, with protein MATGHTDPQRRERILAATLDLIAEEGIARVSHRRIAQRAGVPLGSMTYHFSGIEQLLREAFGRFTDHIVAVFDEHLGAAADRDQAREAVADLVHELSEDSQRDLVLTQELYTLAARRPAYRELTHEWMRRSRVHLEKHFDPDTARQLDALIEGLTLHRALAREPHGRALTLEAIARITTTDRPAPDRPVP; from the coding sequence ATGGCAACCGGACACACGGATCCGCAGCGGCGGGAGCGCATCCTCGCGGCCACCCTCGACCTGATCGCCGAGGAGGGCATCGCACGCGTCTCCCACCGCAGGATCGCGCAGCGCGCGGGGGTACCGCTCGGCTCGATGACGTACCACTTCAGCGGCATCGAGCAGCTGCTGCGGGAGGCGTTCGGCCGGTTCACCGACCACATCGTCGCGGTGTTCGACGAGCACCTCGGCGCCGCCGCCGACCGCGACCAGGCGCGGGAGGCGGTGGCCGACCTGGTGCACGAGCTGTCCGAGGACAGCCAGCGGGACCTGGTGCTCACCCAGGAGCTGTACACGCTCGCCGCGCGCCGGCCGGCCTACCGGGAGCTGACCCACGAGTGGATGCGCCGCAGCCGCGTCCATCTGGAGAAGCACTTCGACCCGGACACGGCCCGTCAGCTGGACGCCCTCATCGAGGGCCTGACGCTGCACCGTGCCCTGGCCCGTGAGCCGCACGGCCGTGCCCTCACCCTGGAGGCCATCGCCCGGATCACCACCACGGACCGGCCCGCCCCGGACCGGCCGGTCCCCTAG
- a CDS encoding sugar O-acetyltransferase produces the protein MPTDHFAGDSRTNLERMLAGDLYIADDPEIARRQQQAVRLAARYQAAYAEDAEAARPLLAELLGSLGAEAHVRPPLYVDYGSNIRVGARTFVNYNLTALDVAAITIGEDCQIGPNVQLLTPTHPLEPGPRRDKLEAARPIVIGDNVWLGGGTIVLPGVTIGDNAVIGAGAVVTKDVPANVVAVGNPARPVRNV, from the coding sequence ATGCCGACGGACCACTTCGCGGGCGACTCCCGCACCAACCTCGAACGCATGCTGGCGGGCGACCTGTACATCGCCGACGATCCGGAGATCGCCCGCAGGCAGCAGCAGGCCGTGCGGCTGGCGGCCCGCTACCAGGCGGCCTACGCGGAGGACGCGGAGGCGGCGCGACCGCTGCTCGCGGAACTGCTCGGCTCCCTGGGCGCCGAGGCCCATGTGCGGCCTCCGCTGTACGTCGACTACGGCAGCAACATCAGGGTCGGGGCGCGCACCTTCGTCAACTACAACCTGACGGCGCTGGACGTCGCGGCGATCACCATCGGCGAGGACTGCCAGATCGGGCCGAACGTCCAGTTGCTGACCCCGACGCACCCCCTGGAACCCGGACCCCGGCGGGACAAGCTGGAGGCCGCCCGCCCGATCGTCATCGGCGACAACGTCTGGCTGGGCGGCGGCACCATCGTGCTGCCGGGCGTGACCATCGGGGACAACGCGGTGATCGGCGCGGGCGCGGTCGTCACGAAGGACGTGCCGGCGAACGTCGTGGCGGTCGGCAACCCTGCCCGGCCGGTGCGGAACGTGTAA